From Bacillota bacterium, a single genomic window includes:
- a CDS encoding L,D-transpeptidase family protein has protein sequence MRATQRVITAIAIGSILLAAYLTGGILCIDLSYHDGPCGQGTAASATFLSLIPLTEEALTSRLAVASLDPRQEVTYSIDYQGRHRFAVSFQEELSPVGSPVVVTIPLSLPWSQANLVRTRQFTTRPQPEIIGPPHKYVGTQQTIELQFNTMMDPRSVARALSADFAFTLEPKSVNLTAAPFTDTSTWLLTPKTPLEHESKYRLRLDASARTTQGETLGQSIAWELSTVPPLGITSVTPKDNSMGCPLETMVRVEATRPLEHCEIKIADQAHLAMLQGNAAIFVPKNLLLPNREYQMEIYAIDEYEEEATKTITFHTEDFGDAIWVDVSLWEPHSVRVYRGSTLLKEMIGSGGKESDPTPLGRYRINGRGFAFFSQRYQEGAYYWVRFLGNYLFHSVPFGPDGNFLTTEAEKLGQPASHGCVRLRLEDAKWFYQTVPEGALVIIHGPPRTMSSISFRDDRLIFMEDQRAIDELVRRGALH, from the coding sequence ATGAGAGCTACCCAAAGGGTGATTACCGCTATTGCTATTGGCAGCATCCTGTTAGCCGCCTACCTCACCGGCGGGATCCTGTGTATTGATCTTTCTTACCATGATGGTCCCTGTGGGCAGGGTACCGCCGCCAGCGCCACCTTTCTGTCCCTCATTCCCCTGACAGAGGAAGCCCTGACCTCACGGCTAGCGGTTGCCAGTCTTGACCCAAGGCAGGAGGTCACCTACAGCATTGATTACCAGGGACGTCACCGATTTGCCGTTAGTTTTCAAGAAGAGCTTAGCCCCGTGGGCAGTCCCGTGGTGGTAACAATTCCCCTTTCCCTTCCCTGGTCCCAGGCAAACCTAGTGCGCACCCGGCAGTTCACCACCCGGCCACAGCCGGAAATTATTGGGCCGCCCCATAAGTATGTAGGCACGCAGCAAACCATTGAGCTGCAATTCAACACTATGATGGATCCACGCAGTGTTGCAAGAGCCCTCTCCGCGGACTTTGCCTTCACCTTGGAACCAAAATCCGTGAATTTGACGGCAGCACCCTTCACTGACACTTCGACATGGTTGCTTACCCCAAAAACTCCGCTGGAACATGAGTCCAAATATCGGCTCCGCTTGGATGCCTCGGCCCGTACCACCCAAGGTGAGACCCTGGGGCAGTCCATCGCCTGGGAACTCTCCACGGTGCCGCCCCTGGGGATTACATCGGTCACACCCAAGGATAATTCCATGGGATGTCCCTTGGAGACGATGGTCAGGGTCGAAGCCACAAGACCTCTTGAACATTGCGAAATCAAGATAGCGGACCAAGCTCACCTGGCGATGCTGCAGGGCAATGCCGCCATTTTCGTCCCGAAAAATCTTCTGTTACCTAACCGGGAGTATCAGATGGAGATTTACGCCATCGATGAATACGAAGAAGAAGCCACCAAGACTATTACCTTTCACACCGAGGATTTCGGCGATGCAATCTGGGTGGATGTCAGCCTGTGGGAACCCCACTCCGTCAGGGTCTATCGTGGGAGTACTCTACTTAAGGAAATGATCGGCTCTGGCGGCAAGGAAAGCGATCCCACACCCTTGGGAAGGTATCGCATCAACGGTCGCGGCTTCGCCTTCTTCTCCCAAAGGTATCAAGAGGGCGCCTATTACTGGGTGCGATTCTTGGGCAATTATCTTTTCCACTCTGTGCCCTTTGGACCCGACGGTAATTTCCTCACGACTGAAGCGGAGAAGTTAGGCCAGCCCGCCAGTCACGGCTGTGTTCGACTCCGTCTCGAGGACGCCAAGTGGTTTTACCAGACCGTTCCCGAAGGGGCCTTGGTGATTATCCATGGACCGCCACGCACAATGAGCTCCATCTCCTTCCGAGACGATCGTCTCATCTTTATGGAAGACCAACGAGCCATCGATGAATTGGTGAGAAGGGGGGCCCTGCATTGA
- the cadA gene encoding cadmium-translocating P-type ATPase → MAKLTSPAVDQLETFGVQGLTCANCAGKIDACFKEEFGEGAGVNFAAGSIIIPRSQIAKAQAIIDSIEEGVTISVKGDGKQGESHGFQLWRQLLPLVVSGVLFVIGLIWRKQLQATPYHLGEYLVFLSAYGLAGQHVLRAAARNLIRGKVFDENFLMTVATAGAIALRELPEAVAVMLFYYVGELFQDMAVNRSRRSIQSLMDIRPDYANLKVGEDIRRVSPTQVSPGSLIVVRPGERIPLDGEVLAGESFVDTSALTGESVPVKVQPGKSVLAGTVNTTGLLTIEVTKEFGQSSVAKILDLVENATSRKAPTEQFITKFARYYTPAVVAAAAALAIIPPLVIAGASWSQWINRALILLVISCPCALVVSIPLGYFGGIGAASKRGILVKGANFLEALADLDTVVFDKTGTLTHGVFQVTEIVPAPGTTSEELLAAAAAAELHSKHPIATSILSAYATHTGGKFSADDVEDYREIAGHGVEARVQGRLIQAGNRRMMAAADLYVPQVPEGGTVVYVAVDGQYKGYLQISDQIKADAVEAVAQLKAAGVGQTVMLTGDNQGVARQVAAQVGIDEVQSQLLPEDKVARVEELLARPSRRGKLAFVGDGINDAPVLTRADVGVAMGGLGSDAAIEAADAVIMDDRPSRLATAIEVARGTRKIVVQNIVFALAAKGVVIALGAFGLASMWMAIFADVGVALIAIVNSTRALRLGASQPPTSAPMAPAKSVAG, encoded by the coding sequence ATGGCAAAGTTAACTAGCCCCGCCGTAGATCAGCTGGAGACCTTTGGTGTGCAGGGATTGACCTGTGCCAACTGTGCTGGGAAGATTGACGCTTGCTTCAAAGAGGAGTTTGGAGAAGGGGCGGGGGTAAACTTCGCAGCTGGGAGCATCATCATTCCCAGAAGCCAAATTGCCAAGGCCCAGGCGATTATCGATTCCATTGAAGAGGGAGTGACCATATCGGTCAAGGGCGATGGGAAGCAAGGGGAATCCCATGGTTTTCAACTTTGGCGGCAACTGCTTCCCTTGGTAGTATCGGGAGTACTATTTGTCATTGGCTTGATTTGGCGGAAGCAGCTGCAGGCAACCCCCTATCACCTCGGTGAATACCTGGTCTTCTTAAGCGCCTATGGACTAGCTGGCCAGCATGTATTGCGAGCCGCGGCAAGAAATCTTATCCGAGGCAAAGTTTTTGACGAAAACTTCCTGATGACTGTAGCCACGGCAGGAGCCATTGCTCTGCGGGAATTGCCGGAGGCTGTGGCAGTAATGCTCTTCTACTATGTCGGCGAGCTGTTCCAGGATATGGCAGTGAATCGCTCTCGCCGTTCGATTCAGTCTCTGATGGATATTCGTCCCGACTATGCCAACCTCAAGGTAGGGGAGGATATTCGCCGGGTATCTCCCACCCAGGTGTCTCCGGGAAGCCTCATCGTGGTCAGACCGGGAGAGAGGATTCCCCTCGATGGTGAGGTGCTGGCCGGCGAATCCTTCGTTGATACCTCTGCGTTAACCGGTGAATCGGTACCGGTCAAGGTGCAGCCCGGTAAATCGGTATTGGCAGGAACGGTGAACACCACGGGGTTGTTAACCATTGAGGTGACCAAAGAGTTTGGTCAGTCCTCGGTGGCGAAGATTTTGGATCTGGTGGAAAACGCCACTTCCCGGAAGGCACCGACGGAGCAGTTTATCACTAAGTTTGCTCGGTATTATACCCCGGCGGTGGTGGCGGCCGCCGCAGCTCTAGCGATCATCCCTCCTTTGGTGATTGCAGGAGCCAGCTGGAGCCAGTGGATTAATCGTGCACTCATCCTATTGGTTATTTCTTGCCCCTGTGCTCTGGTGGTCTCCATACCCCTGGGGTATTTCGGAGGAATTGGAGCAGCATCAAAGCGGGGCATCCTGGTGAAGGGTGCGAACTTCCTAGAGGCCCTCGCGGATCTTGATACCGTTGTCTTCGATAAGACGGGAACCTTGACCCACGGGGTCTTCCAAGTAACGGAAATAGTCCCGGCACCGGGAACGACCTCCGAGGAACTCTTGGCCGCGGCTGCGGCGGCGGAACTCCATTCGAAGCACCCCATTGCCACTTCGATCCTCTCCGCCTATGCCACCCATACCGGGGGGAAGTTTTCCGCCGATGATGTGGAAGACTACCGGGAGATTGCCGGCCATGGCGTCGAAGCCCGGGTTCAGGGTCGTCTGATCCAGGCGGGAAATCGGCGGATGATGGCAGCGGCAGATCTCTATGTACCGCAGGTCCCGGAAGGGGGAACGGTGGTCTACGTTGCCGTGGACGGCCAGTACAAAGGTTACCTGCAGATTTCCGATCAGATTAAGGCCGATGCTGTTGAGGCCGTTGCCCAGCTGAAGGCTGCAGGAGTAGGTCAGACGGTGATGCTCACCGGAGACAACCAGGGAGTAGCCCGACAGGTGGCTGCTCAAGTGGGTATCGATGAAGTTCAGAGCCAACTGTTGCCCGAGGACAAGGTGGCCAGGGTGGAGGAGCTTCTAGCTCGTCCTTCCCGTCGGGGCAAGTTAGCCTTCGTAGGCGATGGCATCAACGATGCACCGGTTCTCACTCGGGCCGATGTGGGTGTGGCCATGGGTGGTCTCGGTTCCGATGCTGCCATCGAAGCCGCCGACGCAGTGATTATGGACGATCGCCCCAGTAGGCTAGCCACTGCCATCGAGGTGGCCCGGGGAACCCGGAAAATCGTTGTCCAAAACATCGTCTTTGCCCTTGCCGCCAAGGGAGTGGTTATCGCCCTAGGAGCCTTTGGCCTGGCCTCGATGTGGATGGCCATCTTCGCCGATGTGGGCGTTGCCTTGATTGCCATTGTCAACTCAACTCGAGCCTTAAGATTAGGTGCATCCCAACCGCCAACTTCAGCCCCGATGGCTCCTGCCAAGAGCGTGGCTGGGTAA
- a CDS encoding spore maturation protein, with amino-acid sequence MALGIGAALGSGHPELLTQALVNGSATAIERALTLLGIVSIWLGVARVAEKSGFLQSAARLLSPLLVRLFPDVPKGHPALSYITMNLTANVFGFGNAATPFGLKAMKELQKLNREPDTASRPMCTFLAINTSSVTLIPTTLIAMRTSLGSTNPEAVVVSGLIATTISTIAAIILDRYFARRSQSR; translated from the coding sequence ATGGCATTGGGGATCGGCGCCGCCTTGGGTAGCGGTCATCCCGAGCTGCTCACCCAGGCCTTGGTCAACGGTTCCGCCACCGCCATCGAGCGGGCCTTGACCTTGCTGGGGATCGTCAGTATCTGGTTGGGAGTAGCTAGGGTAGCGGAAAAATCCGGTTTTCTCCAGTCCGCCGCCCGCCTATTGTCGCCTTTGTTGGTAAGGCTTTTTCCTGACGTACCCAAGGGGCATCCCGCCCTGTCTTATATCACCATGAATCTCACTGCCAATGTCTTTGGCTTTGGCAATGCCGCTACACCCTTTGGCCTGAAGGCAATGAAGGAACTGCAGAAGCTGAATAGGGAGCCAGACACCGCGTCTCGGCCCATGTGTACCTTCCTAGCAATTAACACTTCCAGTGTGACGCTGATTCCAACGACTCTTATTGCGATGCGGACATCACTGGGTTCAACTAACCCTGAAGCAGTGGTAGTCTCAGGACTAATTGCCACCACCATTTCAACGATAGCTGCGATTATCCTAGATCGGTATTTTGCCCGTCGATCCCAATCCCGCTAA
- a CDS encoding heavy-metal-associated domain-containing protein, which produces MSCQHCVNAIKQAVSKIEGVQSVAVDLDAGQVTVTFTGAVDDESVVAAIEDAGYEVE; this is translated from the coding sequence ATGAGCTGTCAGCATTGTGTCAACGCAATTAAGCAGGCCGTTAGTAAAATTGAGGGAGTTCAGTCTGTGGCAGTGGATCTCGATGCCGGGCAGGTGACGGTAACCTTCACCGGTGCCGTCGATGATGAAAGCGTTGTAGCGGCCATCGAAGATGCGGGATACGAAGTAGAGTAA
- a CDS encoding spore maturation protein, translating to MVETFSTITAWVIPILIGSILVHGYWAKVDVFAAFVEGAAEAVGLIVRILPYIVTMYFALELLQTSGALELLIRPLQGLLSYLHVPKEVIPVALIRPLSGPAAMAVVLKLMEEHGPDSLIGLMAGTIEGSTDTTMYIATVYFGSVGIKYTRYAIIVGLGADLVSFIASVVTCNLLFG from the coding sequence ATGGTTGAAACCTTCTCTACGATAACGGCCTGGGTCATCCCGATTCTCATCGGTTCCATCTTGGTCCACGGTTACTGGGCCAAGGTGGATGTCTTTGCCGCCTTTGTCGAGGGGGCAGCGGAGGCTGTCGGTCTGATCGTCCGCATCTTACCCTATATTGTCACTATGTACTTTGCCCTGGAGCTATTGCAGACCTCCGGTGCCCTAGAGCTGTTGATTCGCCCCCTCCAGGGACTTCTAAGTTACCTCCATGTTCCGAAAGAAGTTATTCCCGTAGCCCTAATTCGTCCGTTGTCAGGACCGGCGGCAATGGCCGTAGTACTAAAACTCATGGAAGAACACGGCCCTGACTCCCTAATTGGGCTGATGGCGGGAACCATCGAAGGAAGCACCGATACCACGATGTACATCGCCACCGTTTATTTTGGTTCCGTCGGGATTAAGTACACTCGCTATGCCATTATTGTGGGCCTCGGTGCGGATCTGGTCAGCTTCATCGCCTCTGTAGTTACCTGTAATTTGCTCTTTGGTTAG
- a CDS encoding helix-turn-helix transcriptional regulator, protein MATSGCGRDRSDVCDQFCPTCGDRAEFLQSKLLEVAGLSELFKVLADETRTKILYLLAYQELCTCDMAELLEMSLPAVSHHLRLLKAMRLVKYRREGKQVFYSLDDDHIVNLIREAQAHFAEER, encoded by the coding sequence ATGGCGACGTCAGGATGCGGCAGGGACCGGAGCGATGTTTGTGATCAGTTTTGTCCCACCTGTGGTGACAGAGCGGAGTTTCTCCAGAGCAAATTGCTGGAAGTTGCCGGCTTGTCGGAGTTATTCAAGGTTTTGGCCGATGAGACCAGGACTAAGATCCTTTACCTGTTGGCCTATCAAGAACTGTGTACCTGTGATATGGCAGAGTTGTTGGAGATGAGTTTGCCGGCGGTATCCCACCATTTACGGCTACTCAAGGCAATGCGGTTGGTCAAATACCGTCGAGAGGGCAAACAGGTTTTCTATAGTCTCGATGACGATCATATAGTCAATTTGATTCGAGAAGCCCAAGCCCACTTCGCCGAGGAAAGGTAG
- a CDS encoding TrkH family potassium uptake protein — translation MDSGSVLHVLALLLGIEAVCMLPSLGWGLYYGESDVAAFALSIGLILLVAVVLYWIAPKGGVVRYREGFLIVGLGWLLVSLFGSLPYVFHGTFDSVIDAFFEGVSGFSTTGATVLVDIESQPHGILFWRALTNWLGGMGILVLTLAILPALGTGSFQIFQSESPGPTPGRLVPRVGKTARILYGIYLMMSLGQVIALKLAGMSWFDALTHTFATMGTGGFSNYNASLGAFSSPMIRWVIGGFMVAAGVNFALYYEAIHGQPQALWRDEEFRLYLLLIVVATGIITTNITPLYPSVVAALRHGGFQVVSTITSTGFVITDYDQWPDLSRVVLFLLMLVGGSAGSASGGIKVIRVLILLKYVRRTVYRLIHPNAVMTLRVGDQVVSEDTLHNVVGFFLIYQLLLAVFSMALVTQGMDLVSALSAATASLSNIGPGFGLVGPATTYAGLSDWTKITLSMGMILGRLEIYTILVLFSPVFWHK, via the coding sequence ATGGATTCTGGAAGCGTCTTGCACGTACTCGCCTTACTTCTCGGAATTGAAGCCGTTTGTATGCTCCCCTCCCTAGGATGGGGGTTGTACTACGGGGAGAGTGATGTTGCTGCCTTTGCCCTGTCCATTGGGTTGATCCTGCTCGTTGCAGTAGTACTTTATTGGATCGCCCCAAAGGGGGGAGTGGTACGATACCGGGAAGGTTTCTTGATTGTTGGTCTAGGGTGGTTGCTGGTTTCCCTCTTTGGCTCCTTGCCCTACGTGTTTCATGGTACCTTTGATTCTGTAATTGACGCGTTCTTTGAAGGGGTGTCGGGCTTTAGCACTACGGGAGCAACGGTATTGGTAGATATCGAAAGCCAGCCCCATGGGATTCTCTTTTGGCGGGCTCTGACCAATTGGTTGGGAGGAATGGGAATCCTTGTCCTAACCTTAGCGATTCTCCCTGCCCTTGGCACCGGTTCCTTTCAGATCTTCCAGTCCGAGAGTCCCGGCCCCACCCCGGGACGGCTGGTCCCAAGGGTTGGAAAGACCGCTCGAATTCTTTATGGGATCTATCTGATGATGTCCTTGGGCCAAGTAATTGCCCTGAAGCTGGCGGGAATGTCTTGGTTTGATGCTTTGACCCACACCTTTGCAACCATGGGAACTGGGGGCTTTTCCAACTACAACGCCAGCCTGGGGGCCTTTTCCAGCCCGATGATCCGATGGGTTATCGGGGGATTCATGGTGGCCGCGGGAGTAAACTTTGCCCTGTACTATGAAGCAATTCATGGTCAGCCCCAGGCACTGTGGCGGGACGAAGAATTCCGTTTGTATCTGCTGCTCATTGTTGTCGCCACCGGGATCATTACGACCAATATCACCCCCTTGTATCCATCGGTGGTTGCGGCCCTTCGACACGGGGGGTTTCAGGTGGTATCCACCATCACCAGTACGGGATTTGTGATCACCGACTATGATCAATGGCCTGACCTGAGTCGGGTAGTTCTTTTCCTCCTGATGTTGGTTGGAGGTTCCGCCGGTTCCGCCAGCGGCGGAATCAAGGTGATCCGGGTGCTGATCCTGCTGAAGTACGTGAGGCGCACTGTATATCGGTTGATTCACCCAAACGCGGTGATGACTCTGCGAGTGGGCGATCAGGTTGTTTCCGAGGATACCCTGCATAATGTCGTGGGCTTCTTCCTTATCTATCAGTTGCTCTTGGCAGTCTTTAGTATGGCGCTGGTAACTCAAGGAATGGACTTGGTGAGTGCTTTGTCGGCAGCCACCGCCAGCCTTAGTAATATTGGTCCAGGATTTGGATTGGTTGGTCCGGCGACTACCTATGCCGGTCTCTCAGACTGGACAAAAATCACCCTCTCGATGGGAATGATCCTAGGGAGACTGGAGATTTACACTATCCTAGTGCTCTTTTCCCCAGTGTTTTGGCATAAATAG
- the trkA gene encoding Trk system potassium transporter TrkA, with translation MRVIVIGAGKVGYRIAETLSLEGYNVVVIDKDEDVIRRVSENLDVMAIRANGLGKQPLKELGVDKDDWLIAMMENDAGNMISCLAAKNLGVGQTIARIRDPELINDLAISQEDVAVDYVINPEGSTAREISRWITLSPAGQLEDFAEGRVQIVQVPVKLASPLAGMPIQAVGQLAPILVAGISRDGRLIIPSGADRIQGGDELFVTGKSADVTAFCDSLGMAPHKPRNLLIVGGGRLSYYLAKDLVSQGLAVKIIESNLARCQELSELLPQVLVIHGDGTDVNLLKAENIAEMDAFVALTGRDEENLLVALLAKQLGSRRAIAKVSRPNYIHLSGTIGIDGVVTPSLITTAEILRIVRGGRIMSLFLIFGGEAEIMELPVDPSAPAANTRLRDLPMPRESLVTTVVRGDEVIVPRGDTVIKPQDRVIVICKVERNEAIRRLFGEQGRILDGFWKRLARTRLTSRN, from the coding sequence GTGCGGGTAATTGTAATTGGTGCCGGAAAAGTAGGGTATCGCATTGCCGAGACCCTGTCCTTGGAAGGGTACAACGTAGTAGTAATCGACAAGGACGAAGATGTGATCAGAAGGGTAAGTGAAAACCTCGATGTGATGGCAATTCGGGCCAATGGATTGGGCAAGCAACCCCTGAAGGAGTTGGGGGTCGATAAGGATGATTGGCTCATTGCCATGATGGAAAACGACGCAGGAAATATGATTAGCTGCCTGGCAGCCAAGAACCTTGGGGTGGGGCAGACCATTGCCCGAATTCGCGATCCGGAACTGATCAATGATCTGGCGATCTCCCAAGAAGATGTGGCGGTGGACTATGTCATCAATCCCGAAGGTTCCACTGCTCGGGAAATCAGTCGGTGGATAACCCTGTCGCCGGCAGGACAGCTGGAGGATTTTGCCGAGGGACGAGTCCAGATTGTCCAGGTACCGGTGAAGCTCGCCAGTCCCTTAGCTGGTATGCCCATCCAAGCAGTCGGTCAGCTTGCCCCGATCCTGGTAGCAGGCATTTCCCGGGATGGAAGGCTGATCATACCCAGCGGCGCCGATCGCATTCAAGGTGGCGATGAACTGTTTGTTACAGGAAAATCCGCAGATGTCACCGCCTTTTGTGATAGCTTGGGGATGGCTCCCCACAAGCCTAGAAACCTGCTGATCGTCGGCGGTGGACGCCTCTCCTATTATCTGGCGAAGGATTTGGTTAGTCAGGGTTTAGCGGTGAAAATCATCGAGAGTAACCTTGCTCGATGTCAAGAACTGTCGGAGTTACTACCCCAGGTGCTGGTGATCCATGGCGATGGTACCGACGTCAATCTGCTCAAAGCTGAGAATATTGCTGAGATGGACGCCTTTGTTGCTTTGACGGGAAGGGATGAAGAGAACCTTCTGGTGGCGCTGTTGGCTAAACAACTGGGCAGCCGCCGAGCCATCGCCAAGGTTAGTCGTCCCAACTATATCCACTTGTCGGGGACCATCGGGATCGATGGCGTGGTGACGCCGAGTCTGATCACCACCGCAGAAATCCTGCGGATTGTACGGGGCGGTCGAATCATGTCTTTGTTTCTCATCTTCGGCGGAGAGGCGGAGATTATGGAATTGCCGGTAGATCCCTCGGCCCCGGCCGCGAATACCAGACTACGGGACTTGCCCATGCCCCGAGAGTCGTTGGTGACCACCGTTGTGCGGGGTGACGAGGTGATTGTTCCCCGGGGGGACACTGTGATTAAACCCCAGGATCGGGTGATTGTCATTTGCAAGGTGGAGCGAAATGAAGCAATTCGTCGCCTCTTTGGAGAACAAGGAAGGATTCTAGATGGATTCTGGAAGCGTCTTGCACGTACTCGCCTTACTTCTCGGAATTGA
- a CDS encoding LysM peptidoglycan-binding domain-containing protein — translation MVLSLVLAMSSLVLAATYYTVKPGDSLYLIAQKHGISLASLRTANNLYTNNIYPGQTLVISQSGGSGGGGSGQTYVVKPGDSLWKISTQFGVSVSALQAANGLSGSHLSVGQRLMIPGSGSSATSTYTVKSGDTLSAIAKRFGTTVVQIQQLNGLNSTLIYPGQVLRIKGSGGSNPTPPPSSSGQAVYLHQVKWGETLQAIAGNYGVSANAIASVNSLPSWNLNSTMALIIPNPTKNQWQLTKVQLKSGYSVSDLNKLARMTYAEAGAEPYAGQVAVAAVILNRIKSPDFPNTLDGVLLQPRQFEPVINGYYYRVVASMSVYKAVIDAINGWDPTGGALFFFEPTKITNQWLLSKPVIYRVGSHVFAK, via the coding sequence TTGGTCTTATCGTTAGTCTTGGCGATGTCCTCTTTAGTTTTGGCTGCTACCTACTACACAGTCAAACCCGGCGATAGTCTGTATCTCATTGCCCAGAAGCATGGGATATCCCTGGCTTCACTGCGCACCGCCAATAATCTATATACTAACAATATCTATCCTGGACAGACCCTGGTGATTAGTCAATCCGGGGGAAGCGGTGGCGGTGGTAGCGGGCAGACATACGTAGTCAAGCCGGGAGACTCCCTGTGGAAGATATCAACTCAGTTCGGGGTTTCCGTTAGTGCCCTTCAGGCTGCTAATGGATTATCGGGAAGTCACCTAAGCGTAGGCCAAAGGCTTATGATTCCCGGCTCAGGCTCATCGGCTACTAGTACTTACACAGTCAAGAGCGGGGATACATTATCTGCCATCGCCAAACGCTTTGGTACCACGGTAGTCCAGATTCAGCAGCTAAATGGACTCAACTCTACTCTCATTTATCCTGGACAAGTCCTGCGGATCAAGGGCAGTGGAGGAAGTAATCCTACGCCACCACCATCGTCGTCGGGACAGGCAGTCTACCTTCACCAGGTAAAATGGGGAGAAACCTTGCAGGCTATCGCCGGCAATTATGGCGTATCGGCAAATGCCATCGCTTCCGTTAACTCACTACCCAGTTGGAATTTGAATTCCACGATGGCTTTGATTATCCCCAACCCGACGAAGAATCAGTGGCAGCTAACTAAGGTGCAGCTCAAGTCCGGTTATTCGGTGTCGGATCTCAATAAGTTGGCTCGAATGACCTATGCCGAGGCCGGGGCAGAGCCCTATGCCGGACAGGTTGCCGTGGCTGCGGTGATTCTCAACCGCATCAAGAGCCCAGATTTTCCTAACACCTTAGATGGAGTTCTGCTCCAACCCCGTCAGTTTGAACCGGTAATCAATGGCTATTACTACCGGGTTGTAGCCTCGATGAGTGTGTATAAGGCAGTCATCGATGCCATCAATGGCTGGGATCCCACTGGGGGAGCGCTGTTCTTCTTTGAACCAACTAAGATCACAAACCAATGGCTGTTGAGTAAGCCGGTAATTTATCGAGTTGGCAGTCATGTTTTTGCCAAATAA